The Nevskia ramosa DSM 11499 DNA window TGGGCCGATCGCAGGCGACGGGCACGATTCTGAATGACGACGTCGCTGCGGACACGACGCCGGATCAGTTTGGCTTCGCGTCGGTAACGGATGTGGCGCTGGGCAGCGTGCAGACGAGTAATCCGATCACGGTGGCGGGGATCAACGCGGCGAGCCCGATCTCGGTTGTGGGCGGCAGCTACAGCGTCAACGGCGGCGCGTTTGTGACGACGTCGGGCACGGTGACGGTAGGCCAGACGGTTCGGGTGCAGCAGACCGCCTCGAATACGGCGGGCACGACGACGGTTGCGACGCTGACCATCGGTGGCGTCAGTGCGAATTACTCGGTGACCACGGTCGGACCGGTCTTGAGCATCAACGATGTGAGCCTGGTTGAAGGCAACAGTGGTACGACGAACGCGGTGCTGACGGTCAGTCTGTCTTCTGCGAGCCAGACGACGGTGACGGTGATGTACGCGACAGCGGACGGCACTGCGACGATGGGAAGCGACTATGTGGCGACCAGTGGAACCTTGACGTTCGCACCTGGCGTGACCACTCAGCCGGTGACCATCGGAATACTGGGCGATACAGTCTTTGAAAGCGATGAGACAGTGTTGGTTAGCCTGACGAATGCCAGCGGCGCGACCATTGGTCGTGGCGCGGGAGTCATCACGATCACCAATGACGATGTCGTTCAGCCAACGCTGAGCATCAACGATGCGAGCCTGGTTGAAGGCAATAGTGGTACGACGAACGCAGTGCTGACGGTCAGTCTGTCTTCTGCGAGCCAGACGACGGTGACGGTGATGTACGCGACAGCGGACGGCACTGCGACGGCGGGAAGCGACTATGTGGCGACCAGTGGAACCTTGACGTTCGCACCTGGCGTGACCACTCAGCCGGTGACCATCGGAATACTGGGCGACACAGTTTTTGAAAGTGATGAGACGGTGTTGGTGAATCTGACTGGCGCATCGGGCGCAGCGATCAGTGACGGCCAAGGCGTGATCACGATCACCAACGATGACGTCATGCTGCCCACACTCAGCGTGGCGGACGCCTCGGTCATCGAGGGTAATTCCGGATCCAGGAACATCGTGTTCTTGATCACGCTGAGTCCCGCTTCGGCAACCACCACGACGGTTCGCGCCGCAACATCAGACGGCACCGCGACTAATGGTTCTGACTACAGTGGCGGCTCGGTGACCATCTCCTTCGCACCCGGCGAGACGTCGAAGAGTGCTCCAATCTCGGTGCGTGGTGACACGACCATTGAGCCCGATGAAACTTTCTTCGTCACGCTCAGCGGTGCGTCAAGTGGAGTAGCGATCGGGCGTGGCGTTGCTACTGGCACGATCATTGACGACGACGGTGATCGGACACCGGATGCGTTCTCGTTCGGCGCGGTTGTCGATTCCGCAACGGGCAGCGTTGAAACAAGCAACGGCGTCATCGTCAGTGGTATCAACACGGATACGCCGATCACTGTGTCTGGCGGCAGCTACAGCGTGAACGGCGGTGCCTTCACGGCTGCGGCGGGGACTGTGACTGTGGGCCAGACCGTGCGAGTCAGGCAGACCGCCTCTAGCTCAGCCAGTACGACAACGGTAGCGACCTTGACGATCGGTGGTGTCAGCGCCGGCTTCTCGGTCACGACGGCGCGTGCCGGCGATTCCGTTCCCGATGCCTTCAGTTTCCGCGCGCTGGTCGATGTTGATCCTAGCAGTACCCAGAACAGTGACTCGATCGCGATCACAGGCATTGATGTGCCGTCCCCGGTCTCGGTCATTGGGGGGCTGTACAGCGTCAATGGCGGTGCCTATTCGGGCGATCCGGGCACTATCCGTCCGGGGAATACGGTGTCCGTTCAGTTGTTGGCACCGTTCACAGGCTCCACAACGGCAACTGCGACACTGAACATTGGCGGCGTGAGTGCTGACTTCAGAGTGACGACGAAATCCGTGGTCGCGGACACGACACCGGACGCGTTCAGCTTCATGCCGATCACCAATGTCGAACCTGGGTCCGAACAGACCAGCAATTCAGTTCCCATCACCGGAATCACGGTAGAGACGCCGATTTCCGTGACGGGCGGCAGCTATAACGTCAACGGCGGACCGTTCGGTAGCGCTGCGTCTGTGGTCAGGAACGGCGATATCGTATCCGTCAAGTTGGTGGCCTCATCCAGTTTCCTCACGACGACGGAGGCGGTGCTGACGATCGGTGGGGTTTCCGGAAACTTCTCTGTCACTACCAAAGCGTTCGTCGCGGATGGCTCGCCTGATCCATTCACGTTCACGAACGTTTACAGCGTGCCGCGCGATACGGCCTATACCAGTGAGCCTGAGCAGATTCGCGGGATCAATGTACCTACGCCGATCTCGATCACGGGTGGCAGTAGCTACAGCATCAATGGCCAGCCGCGCACTTCGGCGGTTGGTACCGTGGTCAACGGCGACGTCGTCGATATCCAGCTGCAGTCATCGCAAGCGTTTGGCCTTCCTGCGAGTGCGGTGCTGACCGTGGGTGATTACAGCGCCACCTACTCGGTTGAGACTCTTGCGGCCGACACGCACCCCAACGCGTTCGCGTTCGCGCCAGCGTTCAACGCAACGCCATTCTTCATTCAGTTCAGTGACGAGATCACGGTGTCCGGCATCAACACCGGCACTCCGATTTCAGTCAACGGGGGCTCTTACCGGATCGATGGCGGTCCTCTGACGACGGACTCTGGAACCGTTCAACCGGGCGCGCGGGTTCAGCTATCGACGCTGGCCGTGCCAGGGTCGGAGTCGAATGTGGAACTGACGATTGGCGACGTGAGCGCAAGTTTCAGAGCGTTGACAGGTTCCGGCATCGTTTCGCCGTCAGCCTTCACGTTCGCGGCAAGCTCCGGCTTCCCGTTGCTCGGAACCTTCAGCGATACCGTGACGGTTTCCGGGATTACCGGAGCGGGTCGTGTCGAGATCGTTGGAGGCCAATACAGCATCAATGGCGGTCCCTTCAGTTCGACGACCGGCCTTATTCGTAACGGAGACACGCTTAAATTGCTGGTGACGGCAGGTCCAATGCTCAATGACCAGCGCACCGGTACGGTCTCGGTCGGCAGCTACAGCACATCGTGGACGGTAACGACGCAAGCACCTGTCGATGTTCTGGTGGATCTGCTGCGATTCCCGACTACGCAGGGTGCCTCCGTCAACAGCGAGGTGGTATCTCCGCCGACAACGGTCAATGGCATCAATGTGCCGGTTCCGATCTCGATCAACGCCCCTTATATGTACAGCCTGAATAACGGCCCCTACACCGGAGCGGCGGGGACTGTTGTGGCGGGGGACGTACTGCGAGTAAAGGTGGTAACCGGGCCTGATTTCGGGCGTAGCTATTCAGTGGATATATCGATTGGTCAGACGGTGATCAACTGGCCGGTGCGCACGGTTGGCTCCGCTACCCGTCCTGCCCGGTTCACTCTGGCAATTGCGTCCACGTATCCTGGTGCCTTGGTGGTGCCTGGTTCGGTGCAGTTCACTCAGCCTGTTGTGGTGACCAATTCCACTGGTCCCACGGCTGTTACGGTGACGGGAGGGCAGTACAGCATCAATGGCGGCCCCTACACCTCTGCAGCGGGTACGGTCGCCGAAGGTGATCGGGTGGTCGTTCGGTTCGTGATGCCGTCCACTTACTCGACGAGTACGTCGGTGAACCTGAGGTTGGGTAATACCCAATCGACGCAGAGCATCTCCACGACGATTGATCCAGTCGCCAACACGCCAGCGAATGTCGGAGGTTCCTCGGCCAACTATGTCCTGCGTACAGACGGGATCATTCCGCTGCGTGCGTTTGTATTCAATCCGGCAGGCTGGCAGCCCTCGGATCGTCGATCGGCATATATCGATTGGAGTGGTGGCGGTTGGGCGCGCAGCGGTCTCCCGGGCTCTCGTTCCCGCTACTGGGCGACAGAGCAGGGCATGGTCGTGATCGCACCGGATCAGCGCGTCAACGATCGATTCGGCACCTACGCTTATGTCCACGCCGACGATGCACGACTGGTGGTGCGCTGGGCTCAGGAGAATGCTGCACAGCTGGGTATTGATCCGTCGCGCATTGTCGTGACCGGAACCAGTTCCGGCGGCGGCAACGCGGTATGGGCTTCGTTGCTGGAGCCGCCGGTGACGACCTCGTTCCGCAACACCCCGCCATTCCGTGTAGGCGCCGTGGTATTGCGTTCAGGTGTCAGTTCCACGGCACCGGATGCGCAGCTCGGTCAGACTCAGCTGGATCGCTTTGGACCGTTCGCCGATACCATCAGCCCCGAACTGGGAATCGACAGTCAGATACCGCCTTATCTGATCTTCCACGCGGACGGCGATATGGTCTTCGCCGAGACGGCGAACCTGCGTCTCTGTACTTCGCTGCGAGCGATGGGACGAGTCTGCGATTTCGTCAATGAAGCGGGACTGGGTCACGACTGGCCGGAGACTCCGGGCAAGACGGAAGAGTCGCGTGCTCAGGAACTCGATTTCTTCCTGAGGATCGGCATCCTGCCTTCGCTCAGGTAGAGGCAGGCCTGGCAGCTAGCTTCTGTAGGCTGTTGCAAAGACCGGAGATCGGGTTGGTTCCGCGATCTCCGGTCTAGCCTTGGTGCAGTGCCTGTAATTGTCTGAAGGCGATGAGGAGCCGCCTTGCGCGTCCAGCCCCTGATCTAGCGCTGAAAGTCATACAAGCTGCCCAGACCCAGAATCTGGGTCAGCTCGTCCAGCGCGCTGCGCGAAGCGTCGAGCAGTTGCGGATCGGCGAGATCGGCCAGTACCAGGCGGTCGCGGTAGTACTTGCTGATCCAGGCTTCGAGCCGGATGGCGAGTGCATCGTCGATCCACACCTTCGGGTTCACTGCCGTGCGTTGGGCCGGGTCGAGGACGACGCGCAAGCGCAGGCAAGCCGGGCCGCCGCCGTTGCGCATGCTTTGGCGCAGGTCGAACGACTGCACGTCGGTGATCGGGTTCAGCGGGTCGTCGACGATGCGCCGGATCGCCGCCCAGACCTTGTGGTTCTCCTGGCATTCGTGGGCGCAGATCAGCCGCATCGTGCCATCAGGCAGGCTGAGGATCTGGCTGTTGAACAGGTAGGAATTGACCGCGTCTTCGACGCTCAGCTCGCGATCCTTGATTTCGATGAACACCGGATCGCGGCCCTTCAGGCGCCGCTTGACCCAGTTGCGGATTGCCTTGCCGTCGACGAAAGCCTGCTCGTGATGCAGCAGCAGATGGCGATGGCCGACCGCGATGACGTCGTTGTGGAAGACCCCGGCATCGATCGCGTCCGGCTTCTGCTGGGCGTGGTGGACATAGTCCGGATCGAGATGATGCAGACGGGCGATCGCTTCGCCGGCTGCGCGGTTCTGGCGCGCCGGGTGTACCGCAGGTTTCGGGTCTTTCTCGCCAGCTTCGCCATAGACGAACAGCTCCAGCCCGTGGCCATCGTGCTCGGCACAGAGCCGGGTGTGATTGGCCGCGCCCTCGTCGCCCATCTGCGGCGTCGCCGGCAACGGCGCGTGGTGCACGAAGTGCTTCTCGCTGCGGAAGATCGTCGCCAGCGCGCGGCCGGTGACCACCGGTTCGATCGAGCGATGCAGGTGAGTGGCGAGATTGGCCGGCGTGAAATGGACGCGGCCGTCGCGAGTATCGGCGCCTGGTGACACGGTGGCCGCGTTGGCGGTCCACATCGATGAAGCCGAGGACATCGCCGCCAGCAGTTCCGGCGCATCGCGACGCACGCGCATCAGCACCTCGGCATCGCGGCCTTCGAAGCCAAGCAGCTTCAGGGTCGGGATATGCGGCCGCTCCTGTGGCGGCAGCACGCCCTGGGCAAAACCCATCGCCGCCAGCGCCCGCATCTTGGCCAATCCCTGCAAGGCCGCGGCGTGCGGGTTCGACGGCTGCTCGGCGTTCTTCTCCGCGGCCTTGTTGCCCTGCGCCAGCCCGGCGTAGTTGTGCGTCGGGCCAACCAGGCCATCGAAGTTCGCTTCGATGCTGACCGGCTTTTTCTCGTCGCTGCTGTCCACGGCGCTCACGTCATCTTCCCGTACAACTCGGCCATGCCCGGCGGCAAGGTGCCGCCCGGTTTCGGTGCTGAAAACAAGGTCGAAGCGTGCTTCTTGACCGCGTAATAACGCTCGAACGCCGCCAGTGCGGCATCGATCTTCGCGCGCGGCAAATCCAGGTGCGTGACCAGCCGCGTACGCGTACCGAGTGTGGCGATCACGCCCTGTTCGGGCAGGTAGAGCTTGAGCGCCGGAAGGTCTTCTGACGCGATCTCGACGAACACGATGTTGGTCTGCACCGGTTCCACTTTCAGCCCGAGCGCCGCCAGGCCGGCCGCGAGATGCGCGGCATTGGCGTGATCTTCGGCGAGCCGTTCGACGTGATGCTCCAGCGCGTATAGCCCGGCTGCCGCATAGATGCCGGCTTGACGCAGGCCGCCGCCGAGCGCCTTGCGCCAGCGCTTCGCCGCAGCGATGAACGCCGTGCTGCCGAACAGCAGCGAACCGGCTGGCGCGCCCAGACCCTTGCTCAGGCACAGCGACACCGAATCGAAACCGGCCACGGCTGCGCGCGCGCTCAGTCCACCCGCAACCATCGCGTTGCATAGCCGCGCACCGTCGAGATGCGTCGCCAGGCCACGCGATTTCGCGAAGGCCGTGGCATCGGCGACATACGTCTGTGGCAGCACTTTGCCGCCGATGGTGTTCTCCAGCGCCAGCAGGCGCGTTCGTGCGAAGTGCAGATCGTCCGGCTTGATCGCCGCGGCGATGTCGGCCAGCGCGATCGAGCCATCCGGCTGATTGCTGATCGGCTGCGGCTGGATCGAGCCGAGCACGGCGGCACCGCCTTGCTCGTACTTGTAGGTGTGCGCGTCCTGGCCAACCAGATACTCGTCGCCGCGCCCGCAATGAGCCATCAGCGCCGCGAGGTTGGACTGCGTGCCGGTGGCAAACCACAACGCCGCTTGGTAGCCGAAGCGCTCGGCGGCGATCGCTTGCAGACGGTTGACGCTGGGGTCGTCGCCATAGACGTCATCGCCGACTTCGGCAGCGGCCATGGCCGCGCGCATCGCGGTGGTCGGGCGGGTGACGGTGTCGCTGCGCAGGTCGATCAGGGTTTGCGACATGGGATTGGATGTGCCGGGATTGAGCCGATTCTAGGGGCTGTTGATCCCGTTCGATTCCGGCAGCGGGAACTGCAGCACCACCTTGGTGCCGCCGCGCGTGCCGGCGGTCCAGGCGATCGAGCCCTGCAGTTCCTCGGCGCGGCGACGCATGCCGGTGGTGCCGCGGCCGGAAGGGCCATCGGCAAGCAGACCGGGGCCGTCGTCGGTGAGATCGAACAGCAGCATGCCGCTGGCGGCGCGGATGCGGATACGCAGATGCGTCGCATGGCCGTGGCGCAGCGCGTTGGTCACCGCTTCACGGCCAATGCGGAACAGATGCAGGGCCTGCGCTTCGTCGAGTGGCGGGTCCGGCAGTTCGCCATCCTGCTGCCATTCCAGGCTGCTGCCGATCACCGCCAGCCGCTCCTCGGTTTCCTCGCGCATCTGCGCCAGTGCTTCGAGCAGGCTCAGCGGTTCGAGCTGGCTGCGGCTGACGATGTCGCGCAGGTCCTGCATCACCGCGCGGGCGAGGTCGGCCTGCTCCGGGCGATCGAGACTGTGGATCAGGGTCAGCAGCTTGGCGCCGATGTCGTCATGCAGATCACCGAGCAGGCGGCTGCGTTCGCTGGCAATCGCCTGGCGACGGCTGTCGGCTTCGCCGGTCTTGTGCAGTTCCAGCACGGCGAGTTCGCGCTTCAGTTGCGCGCGCTGGC harbors:
- a CDS encoding alpha/beta hydrolase; translated protein: MALGSVQTSNPITVAGINAASPISVVGGSYSVNGGAFVTTSGTVTVGQTVRVQQTASNTAGTTTVATLTIGGVSANYSVTTVGPVLSINDVSLVEGNSGTTNAVLTVSLSSASQTTVTVMYATADGTATMGSDYVATSGTLTFAPGVTTQPVTIGILGDTVFESDETVLVSLTNASGATIGRGAGVITITNDDVVQPTLSINDASLVEGNSGTTNAVLTVSLSSASQTTVTVMYATADGTATAGSDYVATSGTLTFAPGVTTQPVTIGILGDTVFESDETVLVNLTGASGAAISDGQGVITITNDDVMLPTLSVADASVIEGNSGSRNIVFLITLSPASATTTTVRAATSDGTATNGSDYSGGSVTISFAPGETSKSAPISVRGDTTIEPDETFFVTLSGASSGVAIGRGVATGTIIDDDGDRTPDAFSFGAVVDSATGSVETSNGVIVSGINTDTPITVSGGSYSVNGGAFTAAAGTVTVGQTVRVRQTASSSASTTTVATLTIGGVSAGFSVTTARAGDSVPDAFSFRALVDVDPSSTQNSDSIAITGIDVPSPVSVIGGLYSVNGGAYSGDPGTIRPGNTVSVQLLAPFTGSTTATATLNIGGVSADFRVTTKSVVADTTPDAFSFMPITNVEPGSEQTSNSVPITGITVETPISVTGGSYNVNGGPFGSAASVVRNGDIVSVKLVASSSFLTTTEAVLTIGGVSGNFSVTTKAFVADGSPDPFTFTNVYSVPRDTAYTSEPEQIRGINVPTPISITGGSSYSINGQPRTSAVGTVVNGDVVDIQLQSSQAFGLPASAVLTVGDYSATYSVETLAADTHPNAFAFAPAFNATPFFIQFSDEITVSGINTGTPISVNGGSYRIDGGPLTTDSGTVQPGARVQLSTLAVPGSESNVELTIGDVSASFRALTGSGIVSPSAFTFAASSGFPLLGTFSDTVTVSGITGAGRVEIVGGQYSINGGPFSSTTGLIRNGDTLKLLVTAGPMLNDQRTGTVSVGSYSTSWTVTTQAPVDVLVDLLRFPTTQGASVNSEVVSPPTTVNGINVPVPISINAPYMYSLNNGPYTGAAGTVVAGDVLRVKVVTGPDFGRSYSVDISIGQTVINWPVRTVGSATRPARFTLAIASTYPGALVVPGSVQFTQPVVVTNSTGPTAVTVTGGQYSINGGPYTSAAGTVAEGDRVVVRFVMPSTYSTSTSVNLRLGNTQSTQSISTTIDPVANTPANVGGSSANYVLRTDGIIPLRAFVFNPAGWQPSDRRSAYIDWSGGGWARSGLPGSRSRYWATEQGMVVIAPDQRVNDRFGTYAYVHADDARLVVRWAQENAAQLGIDPSRIVVTGTSSGGGNAVWASLLEPPVTTSFRNTPPFRVGAVVLRSGVSSTAPDAQLGQTQLDRFGPFADTISPELGIDSQIPPYLIFHADGDMVFAETANLRLCTSLRAMGRVCDFVNEAGLGHDWPETPGKTEESRAQELDFFLRIGILPSLR
- the astB gene encoding N-succinylarginine dihydrolase; protein product: MDSSDEKKPVSIEANFDGLVGPTHNYAGLAQGNKAAEKNAEQPSNPHAAALQGLAKMRALAAMGFAQGVLPPQERPHIPTLKLLGFEGRDAEVLMRVRRDAPELLAAMSSASSMWTANAATVSPGADTRDGRVHFTPANLATHLHRSIEPVVTGRALATIFRSEKHFVHHAPLPATPQMGDEGAANHTRLCAEHDGHGLELFVYGEAGEKDPKPAVHPARQNRAAGEAIARLHHLDPDYVHHAQQKPDAIDAGVFHNDVIAVGHRHLLLHHEQAFVDGKAIRNWVKRRLKGRDPVFIEIKDRELSVEDAVNSYLFNSQILSLPDGTMRLICAHECQENHKVWAAIRRIVDDPLNPITDVQSFDLRQSMRNGGGPACLRLRVVLDPAQRTAVNPKVWIDDALAIRLEAWISKYYRDRLVLADLADPQLLDASRSALDELTQILGLGSLYDFQR
- a CDS encoding sensor histidine kinase, whose product is MSIAVVIVILLAVACMWLLRQRAQLKRELAVLELHKTGEADSRRQAIASERSRLLGDLHDDIGAKLLTLIHSLDRPEQADLARAVMQDLRDIVSRSQLEPLSLLEALAQMREETEERLAVIGSSLEWQQDGELPDPPLDEAQALHLFRIGREAVTNALRHGHATHLRIRIRAASGMLLFDLTDDGPGLLADGPSGRGTTGMRRRAEELQGSIAWTAGTRGGTKVVLQFPLPESNGINSP